The following coding sequences lie in one Arabidopsis thaliana chromosome 3, partial sequence genomic window:
- the MYB0 gene encoding myb domain protein 0 (myb domain protein 0 (MYB0); CONTAINS InterPro DOMAIN/s: SANT, DNA-binding (InterPro:IPR001005), Homeodomain-like (InterPro:IPR009057), Myb, DNA-binding (InterPro:IPR014778), HTH transcriptional regulator, Myb-type, DNA-binding (InterPro:IPR017930), Homeodomain-related (InterPro:IPR012287), Myb transcription factor (InterPro:IPR015495); BEST Arabidopsis thaliana protein match is: myb domain protein 23 (TAIR:AT5G40330.1); Has 9086 Blast hits to 8334 proteins in 551 species: Archae - 0; Bacteria - 0; Metazoa - 839; Fungi - 495; Plants - 5921; Viruses - 3; Other Eukaryotes - 1828 (source: NCBI BLink).), which translates to MRIRRRDEKENQEYKKGLWTVEEDNILMDYVLNHGTGQWNRIVRKTGLKRCGKSCRLRWMNYLSPNVNKGNFTEQEEDLIIRLHKLLGNRWSLIAKRVPGRTDNQVKNYWNTHLSKKLVGDYSSAVKTTGEDDDSPPSLFITAATPSSCHHQQENIYENIAKSFNGVVSASYEDKPKQELAQKDVLMATTNDPSHYYGNNALWVHDDDFELSSLVMMNFASGDVEYCL; encoded by the exons atgagaataaggagaagagatgaaaaagagaatcaagaatacaAGAAAGGTTTATGGACagttgaagaagacaacatcCTTATGGACTATGTTCTTAATCATGGCACTGGCCAATGGAACCGCATCGTCAGAAAAACTG GGCTAAAGAGATGTGGGAAAAGTTGTAGACTGAGATGGATGAATTATTTGAGCCCTAATGTGAACAAAGGCAATTTCactgaacaagaagaagacctCATTATTCGTCTCCACAAGCTCCTCGGCAATAG ATGGTCTTTGATAGCTAAAAGAGTACCGGGAAGAACAGATAACCAAGTCAAGAACTACTGGAACACTCATCTCAGCAAAAAACTCGTCGGAGATTACTCCTCCGCCGTCAAAACCACCGGAGAAGACGACGACTCTCCACCGTCATTGTTCATCACTGCCGCCACACCTTCTTCTTGTCATcatcaacaagaaaatatcTACGAGAATATAGCCAAGAGCTTTAACGGCGTCGTATCAGCTTCGTACGAggataaaccaaaacaagaactGGCTCAAAAAGATGTCCTAATGGCAACTACTAATGATCCAAGTCACTATTATGGCAATAACGCTTTATGGGTTCATGACGACGATTTTGAGCTTAGTTCACTCGTAATGATGAATTTTGCTTCTGGTGATGTTGAGTACTGCCTTTAG